One Pseudoalteromonas rubra genomic window, GGCAATCCGGCCAGAGCGCGTCGCCTGGATAACGATTTTTTCCATCTCATGACCGTGGCCGTGCTCATCATGGTGCTCACCGTCAGCGTGCGCATCCTGGCCCCCGTCTTCATGCTTTTCTTCAGCATGGGACTCATGTTCATGATGCTCAGGCCCCGGCGCAACCAATGCAGCACTCACAGCAGTGGCCAGCGGACTCAGCGGCGCCGCCACACTCACCGACATCCCCAGTGATAAACAACTTAATGACAAAACCAAACCGGCAGAACGAAACGTATCAGACATAACTATTTACTTGACCCTCAGGACAGGAATAAATGATACTGCGGATGCTAAAGGTTACAGCAACTGGAAGGTCAATATGAAAATCAGCGAACTTGCGACGAAATCCCAGATAAATGCGAAAACCATCCGCTATTATGAACAAGTTGGTTTACTCAGCGCACCACAACGCGCCAGCAACGGCTACCGCCACTACCAACCGGGCGACGTAGACACCCTGATCTTTATCCGCCGCTGCCGCGAGCTCAACATCCCGCTGGACGACATCAAACGCCTGGTCGAAGTACAGGCCGACCCCAACGCCTCCTGCGCCGTGGTCGATAAAATCATCGCCGAGCAACTCGCCCAGGTACAACGCGCCCAGAGCGAACTCGCATTGCTGGAACAATCCCTGCAAACCCTCGCCTCATGCAGCGGTGAGCAGGTTGATCAGTGCACGATTTTGCATAAGTTGAAGGCGCCATAAGGCGCTAAAATAAAAGCACTTTCTCACTCTTTGCAGCCCTTTTATAAATATCTTCATTATTTTCAGGTCGTTAACACATAACAATGTAAAAATATTTATCAAAATGTTAACTTCACAAAATGGATGACTAATTAAACTAGCTTCTGAACAATGTGAGTTGCGAATGAATAATAACAAAAGGAAACGCAAAATAGATGATTTCAGGAAAGATGTGCAGCGCTCGATTCGTCAGTTGAGACGAGACCGGGGCTGGTCTCAGGCTGAATTAGGTAGAAGAATCGGCGTTGATCAAGCCACTATCAGCAACTGGGAAAGCGACAAGACTGATATCCCCCTAACCAAAATGTTCGAAATCGTACTGGTTGCAGGCCTGGATTGCGCAAAACAATATTTTAGCTTTATGAGTGACAATAGCGACACCCAACCTGCTGAAAAAGAACCAACAAAGAAGGACTAACGTGATGGCGTTTATTTACGACATATTCCACTATTTGCCTATTTTTATCGTGCTATTTGGCCTGTGTTATACCTGGCGCTTTGAAAATGCCCGCTGGTTTTTTATCACTCTGGGAGTCGTAGAGCTGATCGATGAACTGCTGATCCCGGTTGCATTGAACTGGGAGACTCATTACTATATTTACTGTGCGTTAATGAACTTTGCATTTTTGCTACCTATCGTCTACCGAAAACGCTTAGCGCTATGGTTATTCGAGAGAACAGACTATGAATATTTTTATAGATGCTATGCAAAGCACACTGTCTCCGCGCAAGAAATGTTGGTGATTTGTCTTGTCGGGTTGTCTTGCATCATCAATACTCTGACCTTTGTGGAAGTGCTGCTGTTTAAAAGTTTTTTGATAGATAACGCATTCATTAAATTTTATGTGCGAGATAACGCAGCAATATTTCTTCACTTCCTGATGATACTTGCGTTACTCCAATTCGCATTACGATCAGAATTTAGAGAAGGAATAACAGCTCATGATAAAAGTAATTAGCTCATCTTCACTGAAGAAAGTAGTTGGTGGTATTGGTGGTGGCACCAGCTCTCCAGGCCTTACCCGAAAACAACAACTGGAATACCCTGAACAACCTGCTAACACGCAAAAGCCATAGCAGCGGTTAGTTATGAAAGTTCTTTCTTCTAGTCAACTAAAGTACATAGTGGGCGGCATTGGTGGCGGAAACGAGTCTCCCGGCCTCACCCGCCAACCTCAGCTCGATGTAAAACCCTGAGCAACAAACCACAAAGCCCGATGAAGTCATTATTCGGGCTTAGTTATTATTGCTATCAAGTTCAATCAACCATCATCAGGGTTCGGCTCACTCATACTTTTAGTACAAACGTGGTAAACTCAGCACCACTTATTGATGTAAATTAATGCCAGAAAAAATACTTTACCCAGCTTTTCTCAATAATGTTGTCAAATAAAATCGCAATACTATTTGTAGTAACAAAATAAGTTCAATAGGCGATAATTGACAACGAACACACGAACGAAATTGCCCTCAAACATTGAAAAACTGGGGTTGGACAACAATAAAGAAAACACCGTGAATCTATTAACTTTAGTAGAAAAATCAAGCGTTCCTTGGTAACATTTATCGCAAATTTCCAACAGAAATAACTCTGTTCATATACCTGTGGATGTGCATAAGTGGCTAAGAAACCTGCATCAAATAAAAAAGAAAAATCATTTGAAGAAACACTCTGGGATGCAGCAAACAAGCTGCGAGGTAGTGTTGAATCGTCAGAATACAAACACATCGTATTGAGCCTGATTTTCCTAAAATTCATCAGTGATACATTTGAGAAGCATCGCCAAAAACTGATTGATGACGGGCATGAAGCGCGTATTGATATGGTTCCTGCGTACACCAAAGACAACGTATTTTATCTACCAGAAGAGAGCCGTTGGAGCTTTGTTCAGCAAAACGCTAAACAAGAAGATATTGCTCTAAAGATCGATACAGCTTTAAGCACCATCGAGAAAACCAACAAAGCACTGCAAGGTGCATTGCCTGATAACTATTTCTCTCGCCTTGGTTTGGACGTGAGCAAGCTATCTGCACTGATCGATGTGATTAACAACATCGACACCTTAGCCAATCCGCACGAAGATGTAGTAGGTCGAGTTTACGAATATTTCTTGTCTAAATTTGCGATTGCAGAGGGTAAGGGTAAAGGCGAGTTCTACACACCAAAGAGCATCGTTAACTTAATCGCAGAACTGATTGAGCCATACAAAGGTAAAATCTATGACCCTTGTTGTGGTTCGGGCGGTATGTTTGTTCAATCAATGAAGTTCATTGAGAACCACAAAGGCAACAAGAAAGACGTTTCTGTATATGGTCAAGAGTACACAGGCGCAACTTACAAACTAGCGAAAATGAACCTCGCTATTCGTGGTATTTCTGCCAACCTTGGCGCAGCCGCAAAAGATACCTTTGCCAATGATCAGCACGAGACTCTTAAAGCTGATTTTATTATGGCAAACCCACCATTTAACCAAAAAGACTGGCGAGCTTCCGATGAACTGGTTGATGATCATCGTTGGGACGGCTACGAAACACCACAGACAGGCAATGCCAACTATGGTTGGATTTTGCATATGGTTTCTAAGCTTTCTGAAAACGGAGTGGCTGGATTTATTCTAGCTAACGGTGCGTTATCTGGTGATGGTACAGAAAAGGCTATTCGTAAGAAACTTGTCAAAAATGGCTTAGTTGAAGCGATTATCATTCTGCCGATGAAGATGTTCTATACCACCGATATCAGTGTGACACTTTGGGTTATAAATAAGAACAAGAAAGAGCGAACTGTTCCACACGAAGATCTGACTCGTCATTACCGTAACCGTGAAGACAAAGTTCTGTTTATAGATTTACGTAAACACGGTGAACCATTCGAGAAAAAATACGTTCAATTCTCTCCAGAGAAAATCTCTGAAATTGCTGAAACGCTTCACACTTGGCAAGAAGTACGTGCCGAGACGGAATACAAAGATATTGCTGAGTATTGTTACTCTGCGACTAAAGAAGAGATCGCAGCAAAAGACTACTCATTAGTACCAAGTAAATACATTGAATTTAAGAATCACGATGAAGATGTCGATTTTGACCAGAAAATGAGTCAAATGCGAGCTGACTTTACAGCACTATTAAAGCAAGAAGAAAAGTCGAAATCGGAACTTTTATCTGTATTTGAAGAGTTGGGCTATGAGATCACACTATAAGCGTATTGGTGATTACGTCACCCAAATCAAACTAAAAAATACGGATGACTCTATCTCTTCGCTTAAAGGGATAAATATCAATAAACACTTTATGCCTTCGGTTGCAAACATCAATGGTACAGATCTAAGCAAGTACCGAGTTGTTAAGAAAAATCAATTTGCATTTAACCCAATGCACGTTGGTCGAGATGAAGTGTTACCCATTTCGATGCTTGAAGATGATGAACCAATCATTGTATCACCAGCATATGTAGTTTTTGAGGTAAAGGATGAAGAGGAGCTTTTTCCTGCATATCTGATGATGTGGTGCAGACGTTCGGAGTTCGATCGAAACGCTTGGTTTATGACTGACAATAGTGTCCGTGGCGGTTTTAGTTGGGCTGATTTTTGCGATATGGAGCTACCAGTTCCATCTATCGAAAAGCAGCGTGAGATTGTGCGTGAATACAATGTGGTGAATGATCGTATTGCACTTAACGAACAGTTAACTCAAAAACTAGAAGATACCGCTCAAGCTATTTACAAACAGTGGTTTGTTGATTTTGAGTTTCCAATATCTAAAGAATACGCAGAATCCATCGGTAAGCCTGAGCTAGAAGGGAAACCTTACAAGTCTTCTGGTGGTGAGATGGAATTTTGTGAAGAGCTTGAACAAGATATTCCTCTTAGTTGGAAGCTTGTTAGTTTTGGAGAACTGCTAAAGGAAAAAGGGTATATAAGAGGACCTTTCGGTTCCGCTCTAAAAAAAGATGATATGGTTGAAGAGGGCGTGCCTGTTTACGAACAACAACACGCTATCGGTGATCATCGTAATTTTAGATACTTTGTTTCAGATAGTAAGTTTAACTTACTTAAGCGCTTTCAAGTAAAATTGAACGATTTTGTAATTAGTTGCTCTGGAACTATTGGCTCAGTAACACTGATAAGAGACGATGATCCGTTAGGTATCATTAATCAAGCATTATTAATTTTAAGATTAGACGAGAAAAAATGTAATAAATACTTGTTTAAAGCCTTTTTAGAGTCGAAGGACGGAAAAAATAAGCTAGTCGAAAACTCTGTGGGCAGTGCTCAAGTTAATATTGCTAAAAGAGAAGTAATTCAGGCTATTGCACTGCCGCTTCCAGAAATCAATGTTCAAGATGCTTTCGCCAAATCATTCAAGGCTATAGAAAGTCATCATCGGAATTTACAAATAGAAAATGATAAGTTGTCGCTACTGGTGGCAGTTATTTTGTCTAAGATGTCAAAGGCTTAGTTGATGAAATTCACAGAAGAACGGCTAGAACAAGCCATTATTGAACTGCTAGGGAAAGAAGGCTATTCACATACTCGTGGTGAGGCGATTGAGCGAGTACCTGAAGATGTGCTGATTAAGTCCGATCTTCGTGAATTTCTAGCCAAACGTTATCAAGCGGAAGGTATTACAGCTTATGAGATAGAGCAAATTATCCATAAGCTTGAGTATCTCCCAGCTTCAGATCTTTACGATACCAATAAAGCCATAATGAAGTTTGTCTCTGATGGTTTTTTGCTCAAGCGTGAAGATGCAAGTCAGAAAGATTTATACATTCAGCTCATCGACTTTGAAAGTGCTGTTGCAGCTCTTGAATCAGAGGCTAGAGGCCAGCCAAAAGTCGCTGAAACGAGTCTGAGTTACTTGCCAAAGCAAGACGGTAATATCTACCGCATTGTTAATCAAATGGAGATACAAGGCTATGAGCTGCGTATCCCAGACGGGATTCTTTACATCAATGGCTTACCTCTTGTGGTATTTGAATTTAAGAGTGCGATTCGTGAAGAAGCGACTATCTATGATGCGTATAAGCAGCTTACCACTCGTTATGATCGAGATATCCCTGAACTATTCAAATACAACGCTCTGTGTGTGATTAGTGATGGTGTGAACAGCAAAATGGGGTCGTACTTTGCCCCATACGAGTTCTTTTACTCTTGGCGTAAAATTACGGGTGAAGAGAAGCTAGACAAAGACGGCATTGATTCACTGTTTACGATGATCAGCGGCTTGTTCAATAAGAAACGCCTTACCGATGTGATTCGTCACTTTATCTACCTACCAGATACCTCAAGCAAACAAGAGAAGATTGTTTGTCGTTATCCTCAGTATTATGCAGCAACAAAGCTTTTTGCCAATATAAAACAACATATGAAGTACTTTGATGAGTACGGAAAGTTGGTGAGTGGTGATGGTAAAGGTGGTACGTATTTTGGTGCGACTGGTTGTGGTAAGAGCTACACAATGTTGTTCCTATCTCGTCTACTGATGAAAGATGTCGAACTGGGTAGTCCCACTATCATTCTCATCACTGACCGTACTGATCTAGATGATCAGCTTTCAGGTCAATTCACTAATGCAAAAGGTTACGTGGGTGATCAAAATATCATTAGCGTAGAGAGCCGTGCTGAACTTCGAGAACACCTGAAAGGGCGTAAAAGTGGCGGTGTATTCTTAACTACCATCCATAAATTTACGGAAG contains:
- a CDS encoding Cd(II)/Pb(II)-responsive transcriptional regulator, which encodes MKISELATKSQINAKTIRYYEQVGLLSAPQRASNGYRHYQPGDVDTLIFIRRCRELNIPLDDIKRLVEVQADPNASCAVVDKIIAEQLAQVQRAQSELALLEQSLQTLASCSGEQVDQCTILHKLKAP
- a CDS encoding helix-turn-helix transcriptional regulator, whose product is MNNNKRKRKIDDFRKDVQRSIRQLRRDRGWSQAELGRRIGVDQATISNWESDKTDIPLTKMFEIVLVAGLDCAKQYFSFMSDNSDTQPAEKEPTKKD
- a CDS encoding restriction endonuclease subunit S, translating into MRSHYKRIGDYVTQIKLKNTDDSISSLKGININKHFMPSVANINGTDLSKYRVVKKNQFAFNPMHVGRDEVLPISMLEDDEPIIVSPAYVVFEVKDEEELFPAYLMMWCRRSEFDRNAWFMTDNSVRGGFSWADFCDMELPVPSIEKQREIVREYNVVNDRIALNEQLTQKLEDTAQAIYKQWFVDFEFPISKEYAESIGKPELEGKPYKSSGGEMEFCEELEQDIPLSWKLVSFGELLKEKGYIRGPFGSALKKDDMVEEGVPVYEQQHAIGDHRNFRYFVSDSKFNLLKRFQVKLNDFVISCSGTIGSVTLIRDDDPLGIINQALLILRLDEKKCNKYLFKAFLESKDGKNKLVENSVGSAQVNIAKREVIQAIALPLPEINVQDAFAKSFKAIESHHRNLQIENDKLSLLVAVILSKMSKA
- a CDS encoding type I restriction-modification system subunit M; the protein is MAKKPASNKKEKSFEETLWDAANKLRGSVESSEYKHIVLSLIFLKFISDTFEKHRQKLIDDGHEARIDMVPAYTKDNVFYLPEESRWSFVQQNAKQEDIALKIDTALSTIEKTNKALQGALPDNYFSRLGLDVSKLSALIDVINNIDTLANPHEDVVGRVYEYFLSKFAIAEGKGKGEFYTPKSIVNLIAELIEPYKGKIYDPCCGSGGMFVQSMKFIENHKGNKKDVSVYGQEYTGATYKLAKMNLAIRGISANLGAAAKDTFANDQHETLKADFIMANPPFNQKDWRASDELVDDHRWDGYETPQTGNANYGWILHMVSKLSENGVAGFILANGALSGDGTEKAIRKKLVKNGLVEAIIILPMKMFYTTDISVTLWVINKNKKERTVPHEDLTRHYRNREDKVLFIDLRKHGEPFEKKYVQFSPEKISEIAETLHTWQEVRAETEYKDIAEYCYSATKEEIAAKDYSLVPSKYIEFKNHDEDVDFDQKMSQMRADFTALLKQEEKSKSELLSVFEELGYEITL